In Cyanobium sp. WAJ14-Wanaka, a single genomic region encodes these proteins:
- a CDS encoding TIGR03279 family radical SAM protein has translation MWNEPSAGIALAAEQAASGARLPEPAVVASVEPGSIGEELGFQIGDRLLSINGKRPRDLIDLQFLLGEEELTLEVQDPDGTCHLVELEKDLDEGLGLGFTEALFDGLKQCNNHCPFCFIDQQPPGKRRSLYLKDDDYRLSFLYGSYLTLTNLGPADWQRIEEQRLSPLFVSVHATEPELRSRLLVNPRAGLLLEQLAWFAQRQLQIHAQVVVCPGLNDGAALEATLRDLAEFGAGEWPAVLSAAVVPVGLTRFRPPGDALTPVDRPAAQEVVALVEPLQQLFQSSLGSRFAWLSDEWYLMAGLPLPPRDSYEDLPQQENGVGSIRAFLEELDLATRDLPRAVAKPRRLSWVVGQLVAEALQPVVDRLNAVAGLELVLHGLPSPYWGQDQVVTGLLTGSDLLAGLKGKDLGDTLLLPAVMLRQGEPVFLDDLTLLELEDQLPAKVQLLHGAADLVSCCLVPAAID, from the coding sequence GTGTGGAATGAACCCTCAGCAGGGATTGCCCTGGCGGCCGAGCAGGCTGCCTCTGGGGCCAGGCTGCCCGAGCCGGCAGTGGTGGCCAGCGTTGAGCCGGGCTCGATTGGGGAGGAGCTGGGCTTTCAGATCGGCGACCGGCTGCTGAGCATCAATGGCAAGCGCCCCCGCGACCTGATTGATCTGCAGTTTTTGTTGGGGGAGGAGGAGCTCACCCTGGAGGTGCAGGATCCCGATGGCACCTGTCACTTGGTGGAGCTGGAGAAGGATCTCGATGAGGGGCTTGGCCTCGGCTTTACCGAAGCCCTCTTCGATGGCCTTAAGCAGTGCAACAACCACTGCCCCTTCTGCTTCATCGACCAGCAGCCCCCCGGCAAACGCCGCAGCCTCTACCTCAAGGACGACGACTACCGGCTCAGCTTTCTGTATGGCTCGTATCTCACCCTCACCAACCTGGGGCCGGCGGATTGGCAGCGCATTGAGGAGCAGCGACTTTCGCCCCTGTTCGTGTCTGTCCATGCCACGGAGCCGGAGCTGCGCAGTCGGCTGCTGGTTAATCCCCGTGCCGGCCTACTGCTGGAGCAATTGGCCTGGTTTGCCCAGCGCCAATTGCAGATCCATGCCCAGGTGGTGGTCTGCCCTGGGCTAAACGATGGTGCGGCCCTGGAAGCCACCCTGCGGGATCTGGCTGAATTTGGTGCGGGCGAATGGCCGGCGGTGCTCTCCGCGGCGGTGGTGCCCGTGGGCCTGACCCGATTTCGGCCGCCCGGTGATGCCCTTACGCCGGTAGATAGGCCTGCAGCCCAGGAGGTGGTGGCCCTGGTGGAACCCCTCCAGCAGCTTTTTCAAAGCAGCTTGGGTAGCCGATTTGCCTGGCTTTCCGATGAGTGGTATTTGATGGCTGGCCTGCCCTTGCCGCCGCGCGATAGCTACGAAGATCTGCCCCAGCAGGAAAACGGCGTGGGCAGCATTCGGGCCTTTTTGGAGGAGCTCGATCTGGCCACCCGAGATCTGCCCAGGGCCGTAGCCAAGCCCCGGCGCCTCAGCTGGGTGGTGGGGCAGTTGGTGGCTGAAGCCCTGCAGCCGGTGGTTGATCGACTCAATGCCGTTGCTGGCCTGGAGCTAGTGCTCCATGGCCTACCAAGCCCCTACTGGGGCCAAGACCAGGTGGTCACAGGTCTGTTGACGGGATCCGATCTGCTTGCGGGTCTTAAGGGAAAGGATCTGGGCGACACCCTGCTGCTCCCAGCCGTGATGCTGCGCCAGGGCGAGCCAGTCTTTTTGGATGATCTGACCCTCCTTGAGCTGGAGGATCAATTGCCCGCAAAAGTGCAACTGCTGCATGGAGCAGCGGATCTGGTGTCCTGCTGTCTCGTGCCAGCAGCCATTGACTGA
- a CDS encoding undecaprenyl-diphosphate phosphatase: MVRALLAVVGIDLEACWRYFVLGVVQGLTEFLPISSSAHLKVVPVLLGWGDPGVAVTAAIQLGSIVAVLTFFRQDLAEVGRGMASALRQGSWQEPPARLGLAILLGTLPIVVVGLGIKKFVPDYDNSPLRSLHSIAVVSIVMSLLLALAEQVGRRRRVLDQVRPIDGLLVGLAQCLAVIPGVSRSGSTLTASLFDGWRRSDAARFSFLLGIPAITLAGLVELKDALHGPTTAGVVPLLVGIASALVVSWLAIAWLLRFLQNHSTWWFVGYRLVFGASLLVWLSRNPLA, from the coding sequence TTGGTTAGGGCTTTGCTGGCAGTGGTCGGGATCGATTTGGAAGCCTGTTGGCGCTACTTCGTGCTCGGGGTAGTGCAAGGCCTTACGGAGTTTTTGCCCATTAGTAGTTCGGCCCACCTGAAGGTGGTGCCCGTGCTTTTGGGTTGGGGTGATCCCGGCGTTGCCGTCACCGCTGCGATTCAGTTGGGCAGCATCGTGGCGGTGCTTACTTTCTTCCGCCAAGACCTGGCTGAGGTGGGGCGGGGCATGGCAAGTGCCCTGCGCCAAGGCAGCTGGCAGGAGCCCCCAGCCCGGCTGGGCCTGGCAATCCTTCTGGGCACGCTGCCGATTGTGGTGGTGGGCCTGGGAATTAAGAAATTCGTGCCCGACTACGACAACTCCCCCCTGCGCAGTCTCCATTCGATTGCGGTGGTTTCGATCGTGATGTCGCTGCTGCTGGCCCTGGCCGAACAGGTGGGCAGGCGGCGGCGGGTGCTTGACCAGGTGCGACCGATCGATGGGCTGCTCGTGGGCCTGGCCCAATGCCTGGCCGTAATCCCTGGGGTATCGCGCTCCGGCAGCACCCTCACGGCCTCCCTGTTTGACGGTTGGCGCCGCTCCGATGCGGCCCGCTTTTCCTTCCTATTGGGCATCCCTGCGATCACCTTGGCAGGCTTGGTGGAGCTCAAGGACGCCCTGCATGGCCCGACCACGGCTGGGGTGGTGCCCCTGCTGGTGGGCATTGCATCAGCCCTGGTGGTTTCCTGGTTGGCAATTGCCTGGCTGCTCCGCTTTTTGCAGAACCACAGCACCTGGTGGTTTGTTGGCTATCGCCTCGTTTTTGGTGCTTCACTGCTGGTATGGCTTTCCCGTAACCCGCTCGCCTAA
- a CDS encoding DUF3120 domain-containing protein produces the protein MIGAPRSKSWALEAASGVLVTLPVFLQAPWVRVAPFSATLFTVPLVAIGLALAHNPNPRMRDWGCLLVGFCGSWLGGCLFWGWCRLHPIWHLPLEAFVLPLALAGLGGRWRLACGFYLGSLIGTAATDGAIALTGVMPLWPQVLGASPSEAASFLQAAALQLLQPTGLMVVGAFALGLSQLCRWLGGLGEVGRIAAAALATTLAVDGLFWLVALAAPKLSGLI, from the coding sequence GTGATCGGGGCTCCCCGCAGCAAGAGCTGGGCCCTGGAGGCCGCCAGTGGCGTGCTGGTCACCCTGCCGGTGTTTTTACAGGCGCCCTGGGTGCGAGTCGCCCCGTTTAGCGCCACCCTTTTCACCGTGCCCCTGGTGGCCATTGGTCTGGCGCTTGCCCATAACCCAAACCCCCGGATGCGGGACTGGGGCTGCCTACTGGTGGGCTTCTGCGGCAGCTGGCTCGGGGGGTGTTTGTTTTGGGGCTGGTGCCGGCTCCATCCGATTTGGCACCTACCGCTGGAAGCCTTCGTCTTGCCCCTGGCCCTGGCTGGCTTGGGGGGACGCTGGCGCCTGGCCTGCGGTTTTTACCTCGGCTCCCTGATTGGCACCGCCGCCACCGATGGGGCGATTGCCCTTACTGGCGTGATGCCCCTTTGGCCCCAGGTGCTGGGGGCCAGCCCAAGCGAGGCCGCCAGCTTTTTACAAGCCGCCGCCCTGCAGCTCCTCCAACCAACTGGCCTAATGGTCGTTGGGGCCTTCGCCCTTGGCCTCAGCCAGCTATGCCGTTGGCTCGGCGGCCTGGGGGAGGTGGGGCGCATAGCGGCTGCCGCCCTGGCCACCACCTTGGCGGTGGATGGTTTGTTTTGGCTGGTAGCCCTGGCAGCCCCGAAGCTGAGCGGCCTGATCTGA
- the psbU gene encoding photosystem II complex extrinsic protein PsbU, producing MKRLAAWLMSGVVLFGLLALLWLPAPVLAAGPRNIADDKIAERAGKVDLNNCSVRRFQDYPGMFPTLAGKIVLGGPYSSVDDVLKLDLSERQKELFNKYKDNFTVTEASIALNEGDDRINDGQYR from the coding sequence ATGAAACGGCTGGCAGCCTGGTTGATGAGTGGTGTCGTTCTTTTCGGCCTACTGGCGCTCCTATGGCTGCCTGCCCCTGTGCTGGCTGCAGGGCCCCGCAATATCGCCGACGACAAAATTGCTGAGCGCGCCGGCAAGGTCGACCTCAACAACTGCTCAGTGCGGCGCTTCCAGGACTACCCCGGCATGTTCCCGACCCTGGCGGGCAAGATTGTCTTGGGCGGCCCCTACAGCAGCGTCGATGACGTCTTGAAGCTCGACCTGAGCGAGCGCCAAAAGGAGCTGTTCAACAAGTACAAGGACAACTTCACCGTGACCGAGGCCTCGATTGCCCTCAACGAGGGCGACGACCGGATCAACGACGGCCAGTACCGCTGA
- the nadB gene encoding L-aspartate oxidase, whose translation MARNWDVVVVGSGAAGLMACLELPPELRVLLLSKDSAPRSASRWAQGGIASVTRPEDSFTSHIEDTLRAGAGLCDQPAVELLVHQAPDCVRRLLEIGMAFDRDGPALSTTLEAAHSHRRVLHAQDRTGGALVEALEREVQGRDGLEQRRGVAALGLWMEQGRCVGLQVMEAGQIHCLKAGAVVLATGGGGHLFVHTTNPAMACGDGVVMAWQAGAELRDMEFVQFHPTALMLPGAPRFLISEAVRGEGAHLLDGQGCSPVADLPGGDLAPRDQVSRALARTMREQGVDHLWLDLRPVGKQRLEQQFPTILGRCRELGLEPTEEPIPVAPAAHYWMGGIFTDHEAATSVPGLYAVGEVACTGIHGANRLASNSLMECLVFSRQLRLLKLEPQALITADQFGPDCKPDRELALDLPPIEVLEQAIGKLRELCWWAAGVERCRRDLAPSLGRIRQQRRALEQDPNWQRFSSLRAGGEVGLKSESALGPVLKTKLEPELGKRFLTWHELHQRLVLAELVMEAALFREESRGGHFRTDAPASQPFWRRHSIQKRGPAGGGEHTIGTTPVDQPAQRDPPRGAQQT comes from the coding sequence ATGGCACGCAATTGGGACGTGGTGGTGGTGGGCAGTGGCGCCGCCGGCCTAATGGCCTGCCTGGAATTACCGCCTGAATTGCGGGTTCTGCTGCTCAGCAAGGATTCCGCGCCCCGTTCCGCCAGCCGCTGGGCCCAGGGCGGCATTGCTTCGGTGACGCGGCCAGAGGACAGTTTTACCAGCCACATCGAAGACACCCTGAGGGCTGGGGCCGGGCTGTGTGATCAACCGGCGGTGGAGTTGCTGGTGCACCAGGCCCCGGACTGTGTGAGGCGGCTCCTGGAAATTGGCATGGCCTTCGACCGGGATGGCCCGGCCCTAAGCACCACCCTGGAGGCCGCCCACAGCCACCGGCGGGTGCTCCATGCCCAAGACCGCACCGGGGGCGCCCTGGTGGAAGCCCTGGAGCGGGAGGTGCAAGGGCGCGATGGGCTCGAGCAACGCCGGGGTGTTGCGGCCTTGGGCCTGTGGATGGAGCAGGGCCGCTGCGTGGGCCTGCAGGTGATGGAGGCAGGGCAGATCCACTGTCTAAAGGCCGGCGCCGTGGTACTCGCCACGGGGGGGGGAGGCCACCTTTTTGTGCACACCACCAACCCGGCCATGGCCTGCGGTGATGGGGTCGTGATGGCCTGGCAAGCCGGAGCAGAGCTCAGGGACATGGAATTTGTGCAGTTCCATCCCACCGCCCTGATGCTGCCGGGGGCACCGCGTTTCCTGATTTCCGAAGCGGTCCGGGGTGAGGGGGCCCACCTGCTCGATGGCCAGGGCTGCAGCCCGGTAGCAGATTTACCCGGTGGCGACCTTGCCCCCCGCGACCAGGTGAGCAGGGCCCTGGCCCGCACCATGCGGGAACAGGGTGTCGACCACCTTTGGCTCGACCTGCGGCCCGTAGGCAAGCAGCGCCTCGAACAACAATTCCCCACGATCCTGGGGCGCTGCCGCGAACTTGGCCTGGAGCCCACCGAAGAGCCGATTCCCGTGGCTCCGGCGGCCCACTACTGGATGGGGGGCATCTTCACCGATCACGAGGCAGCCACCAGCGTGCCCGGGCTCTATGCCGTGGGGGAAGTGGCCTGTACCGGCATCCATGGGGCCAATCGGCTGGCCAGTAATTCGCTGATGGAATGCCTGGTGTTTTCACGCCAACTACGACTGCTCAAGCTCGAACCCCAAGCGCTGATCACGGCAGACCAGTTCGGGCCGGATTGCAAGCCAGATAGGGAGCTGGCGCTGGATTTACCCCCCATCGAAGTGCTCGAGCAGGCCATTGGCAAGCTGCGCGAACTGTGTTGGTGGGCCGCCGGAGTGGAGCGCTGCCGCCGGGATCTGGCCCCATCTCTTGGCCGCATCAGACAGCAGCGGCGGGCCCTGGAGCAAGACCCCAATTGGCAACGGTTTTCCAGCCTTAGGGCCGGCGGCGAAGTCGGCCTGAAATCCGAATCAGCCCTTGGGCCGGTGCTGAAGACAAAGCTGGAGCCCGAACTGGGCAAACGCTTTCTGACCTGGCATGAATTGCATCAGCGGCTCGTGCTTGCCGAGCTGGTGATGGAGGCAGCGTTGTTTCGGGAAGAAAGCCGGGGCGGCCATTTCCGCACCGATGCCCCCGCCAGCCAGCCGTTCTGGCGGCGCCACAGCATTCAGAAGAGGGGCCCCGCAGGCGGGGGGGAGCACACCATCGGCACCACCCCCGTAGATCAGCCCGCCCAGAGGGACCCGCCTAGAGGGGCCCAGCAGACCTAA
- a CDS encoding vitamin K epoxide reductase family protein, whose product MTSTRLSQRLNENRRRSDPEGSRWIRVAIAVLATIGALDTGSITLKKWGLLGAISCSKEAFFGCNGCEKVLASAWGSIAGQPLSLFGFLAYAAVLVMAVAPLVAPGDLRADLATRSWWGLFLVSTGMAVFSSVLVGVMLFGIRDCCPFCILSALLSLALFVLSLVGGDWQDRGKLLFRGVLVALVVALLGLGWAASADRPAVVTGKGIAPAVTTVSTPQAVALAEHLSATGAVMYSAYWCPHCHEQKELFGREATAKLKVIECAADGQNSQKALCEAKKIDGFPSWEINGKLDSGVKPLAKLADLSGFRSAGPL is encoded by the coding sequence GTGACCTCGACCCGATTGAGCCAGCGCCTCAATGAAAACCGGCGCCGCAGCGACCCGGAAGGCAGCCGCTGGATTCGGGTGGCAATTGCCGTTTTGGCCACCATTGGCGCGCTCGACACTGGTTCCATAACCCTCAAAAAATGGGGGCTGCTGGGGGCCATTAGCTGTTCGAAGGAGGCCTTCTTTGGCTGCAACGGTTGCGAAAAGGTGCTTGCCAGTGCCTGGGGCAGCATTGCCGGCCAGCCCCTGTCGCTTTTTGGCTTTTTGGCCTACGCCGCCGTCTTGGTGATGGCGGTTGCCCCCCTGGTGGCCCCCGGCGATCTCCGGGCCGATCTGGCCACCCGCAGCTGGTGGGGGTTGTTTCTGGTGAGCACTGGCATGGCCGTATTCAGCAGCGTGCTCGTTGGCGTGATGCTGTTTGGCATCCGTGATTGCTGCCCTTTCTGCATCCTGTCGGCCCTCTTGAGCCTGGCCCTATTCGTGCTTTCCCTGGTGGGCGGCGATTGGCAAGACCGGGGCAAATTGCTATTTCGGGGGGTGTTGGTGGCCCTGGTGGTGGCCCTTCTTGGCTTGGGCTGGGCGGCGTCTGCCGATCGCCCCGCGGTGGTTACCGGCAAAGGCATTGCGCCAGCGGTGACCACGGTGAGCACGCCCCAGGCGGTGGCCCTGGCCGAACACCTCAGCGCCACTGGAGCGGTGATGTATTCGGCCTACTGGTGCCCCCACTGCCATGAGCAAAAGGAGCTTTTTGGCCGGGAAGCAACTGCCAAGCTCAAGGTGATTGAGTGTGCGGCCGATGGCCAAAACAGCCAGAAGGCTCTGTGTGAGGCCAAGAAGATTGATGGTTTCCCCAGCTGGGAAATCAACGGCAAGCTCGATTCAGGTGTGAAGCCCCTAGCCAAGTTGGCTGACTTGAGTGGCTTTAGGTCTGCTGGGCCCCTCTAG
- the rimO gene encoding 30S ribosomal protein S12 methylthiotransferase RimO, giving the protein MTKPTVAFAHLGCEKNRVDTEHMLGLLAQAGYGVTADEGEASVVVVNTCSFIQDAREESVRTLVDLAEQGKELIIAGCLAQHFQEELLESLPEAKAIVGTGDYQHIVSVLERVEAGERVNQVSANPTFVGDENLPRYRTTSEAVAYLKVAEGCDYRCAFCIIPKLRGDQRSRPIESIVAEAKTLAAQGVKELVLISQITTNYGLDLYGKPQLAELLRALGEVEIPWIRVHYAYPTGLTTEVLAAYREVVNVLPYLDLPLQHSHPEVLRAMNRPWQADVTAGLLERIRQQLPEAVLRTTFIVGFPGETDEHFQNLLDFVVEQRFDHVGVFTFSPEEGTPAAELPNQVPAEVAAERKDQLMALQQPIAAERNASWVGRIVDVLIEQENPSSGEMLGRCARFAPEVDGEVRVMPGEGGLCAAPGTLVPVRITAADTYDLVGEVVGAKAMVGAALASRAN; this is encoded by the coding sequence ATGACCAAACCCACCGTTGCCTTTGCCCACCTGGGCTGCGAGAAAAATCGGGTGGATACCGAGCACATGCTGGGCCTTTTGGCCCAGGCCGGCTATGGGGTGACTGCCGATGAGGGCGAAGCCAGCGTGGTGGTGGTCAACACCTGCAGCTTTATCCAAGACGCCCGGGAGGAATCGGTGCGCACCCTGGTCGACCTGGCGGAACAGGGCAAGGAACTGATCATTGCCGGCTGCCTGGCCCAACACTTCCAGGAGGAACTGCTCGAATCCCTGCCAGAGGCGAAGGCGATAGTTGGCACCGGCGATTACCAGCACATCGTGAGTGTGTTGGAGCGGGTTGAGGCCGGAGAGCGGGTCAACCAGGTGAGCGCCAACCCCACCTTTGTGGGCGATGAAAACCTGCCCCGCTATCGCACCACCTCTGAGGCGGTGGCCTATCTGAAGGTGGCTGAGGGCTGCGACTACCGCTGCGCCTTCTGCATCATTCCCAAATTGCGGGGCGACCAGCGCTCCCGCCCGATTGAATCGATCGTGGCCGAGGCCAAAACCCTGGCTGCCCAGGGGGTGAAGGAGCTGGTGCTGATCAGCCAGATCACCACCAATTACGGCCTGGATCTCTACGGCAAACCCCAACTGGCCGAGTTGTTGCGGGCCCTGGGTGAGGTGGAAATCCCCTGGATCCGGGTGCACTACGCCTACCCCACCGGCCTGACAACGGAAGTGCTGGCGGCCTATCGGGAAGTGGTGAATGTGCTGCCCTACCTCGATCTGCCCCTGCAACACAGCCATCCCGAGGTGCTGAGGGCCATGAATCGGCCATGGCAGGCCGATGTGACCGCCGGGCTGCTGGAGCGGATCCGGCAGCAACTCCCAGAGGCCGTGCTGCGCACCACCTTCATCGTGGGCTTCCCAGGTGAAACCGATGAGCACTTCCAAAACCTGCTGGATTTTGTGGTAGAACAGCGCTTCGACCATGTGGGGGTCTTCACCTTCTCGCCAGAGGAAGGCACCCCGGCCGCCGAACTGCCCAACCAGGTGCCCGCAGAGGTGGCAGCTGAGCGCAAGGATCAGCTGATGGCCCTCCAACAGCCGATCGCCGCCGAGCGCAATGCCAGCTGGGTGGGCCGCATCGTGGATGTGCTGATCGAGCAGGAAAACCCCAGCAGCGGCGAAATGTTGGGGCGCTGCGCCCGCTTTGCGCCGGAGGTGGATGGGGAGGTGCGGGTAATGCCAGGGGAAGGGGGCCTTTGCGCCGCACCCGGCACCCTGGTGCCCGTGCGGATCACCGCCGCCGACACCTACGACCTGGTAGGTGAGGTGGTGGGGGCAAAAGCGATGGTGGGCGCTGCCCTGGCCAGCCGGGCCAATTGA
- a CDS encoding MFS transporter, translated as MNARQGLQLLRQHQRTTFLVASGLSTAGSFAGLTAKGWLLLQGSHNPLLLALHFAMLTLPTLVVSGPAGVLTDQWGSEKVLIRAQWGLFAAAVLGAIAIPLSQGGLQALLLLASTLGVGTASAYELTARNKYCALLVDHPDGLGSYLTSFSVVFNVAKLVGPPIGGLLLAGTGPFAALALDAASYLVPIATLIWLMAPNADAEERSQRGQQASLATAWRDCGADLRRVLIFCALACLFGFFHPGLAPLMADQLLGPSPQALGLFTSVIAAGSITGGLWLQRRAEHLSRRPALLLGGSTLVSGLAQIGLGISPHAGWGLAMAFLIGAGTACLLSGTNLILQVRSPQVLRGRMAGLGQIAFLGGGGLSGILAAGLSLKTGIWPTFVLLGCLGSALAIWELASQHQKRLA; from the coding sequence TTGAACGCCCGCCAAGGCCTGCAACTGCTGCGCCAGCACCAGCGCACCACCTTCCTGGTGGCATCTGGCCTCAGTACTGCTGGGTCGTTTGCCGGGCTAACCGCCAAGGGCTGGTTGCTATTGCAGGGCAGCCATAACCCGCTGCTACTGGCACTCCACTTCGCCATGCTCACCCTGCCCACCCTGGTGGTGAGCGGCCCCGCCGGGGTGCTCACCGACCAATGGGGCAGTGAAAAGGTATTGATTCGGGCCCAATGGGGACTATTTGCCGCCGCGGTGCTTGGCGCCATTGCGATTCCCCTCAGCCAGGGAGGCCTGCAGGCCCTATTGCTGCTGGCCAGCACCCTGGGGGTGGGAACCGCCAGCGCCTATGAACTGACGGCCCGAAACAAATACTGCGCCCTGCTGGTCGACCATCCCGATGGGCTGGGCTCGTACCTCACCAGCTTTTCTGTGGTCTTCAACGTGGCCAAGCTGGTGGGGCCTCCCATCGGCGGCCTGCTGCTGGCAGGCACTGGACCCTTTGCGGCCCTAGCCCTAGATGCGGCCAGCTATCTGGTGCCGATTGCCACCTTGATCTGGTTAATGGCGCCCAATGCGGACGCCGAAGAACGCAGCCAGAGGGGCCAGCAGGCAAGCCTGGCCACGGCCTGGCGCGATTGCGGAGCCGACCTGCGCAGGGTGCTGATTTTCTGCGCCCTGGCCTGCCTATTCGGCTTCTTCCATCCAGGACTAGCCCCGCTGATGGCCGACCAACTATTGGGCCCTAGCCCCCAGGCTCTTGGCCTATTTACCAGCGTGATCGCCGCCGGCAGCATCACCGGTGGCCTTTGGCTACAGCGAAGGGCGGAACACCTCAGCCGCAGGCCCGCCCTCTTACTGGGGGGCAGCACCTTGGTGAGTGGCCTGGCCCAAATCGGCCTAGGGATTAGCCCCCATGCCGGCTGGGGCCTGGCCATGGCCTTTTTGATTGGGGCTGGCACCGCCTGCCTGCTCTCCGGCACCAACCTGATCCTCCAGGTGCGCTCGCCCCAGGTGCTGAGGGGAAGGATGGCCGGTTTGGGGCAAATTGCCTTCCTGGGTGGCGGTGGCCTGAGCGGCATCCTGGCCGCTGGCCTCAGCCTCAAAACAGGGATTTGGCCCACCTTCGTGCTGCTGGGCTGCCTGGGCAGCGCCCTGGCGATTTGGGAACTGGCCAGCCAGCACCAGAAACGCTTGGCCTGA
- a CDS encoding cytochrome B6 yields MGVAIYLGLVGGGLTAAVLASLVLRGIKLI; encoded by the coding sequence ATGGGCGTTGCGATCTACCTGGGTTTGGTGGGTGGTGGCCTTACCGCAGCAGTTCTGGCTTCCCTTGTGTTGCGCGGGATCAAGTTGATCTGA
- a CDS encoding B12-binding domain-containing radical SAM protein, with translation MRTLFIYPEFPKTFWSYEKILDLINRKVLLPPLGLVTVAALMPQSWEMKLVDRNVREVLEEEWAWAELVVISGMIVQKADMAVQIAKAKEKGIPVAVGGPFASSTPDAPELDLVDFKVLDEGEITLPLFIEALESGAQQGRFSSEGVKPDVTGTPVPRFDLLELGAYSEMSVQFSRGCPFQCEFCDIIVLYGRKPRTKNPEQLVAELQALYDLGWRRSVFLVDDNFIGNKRNVKLLLPLLKQWQIDRGYPFSFATEASVDLASDDDLMQMMVESGFESVFLGIETPDEASLATAGKLQNTRSSLDESVNKITSYGLRVMAGFIIGFDGEKQGAGQRIVDFVTRTGIPHAMMGMLQALPNTALWHRLEKEERLIQETGAAKGVNQTNLLNFIPTRPIQDIANEYVDAFAALYEPNAYIDRVYSYFLKLPPQKHTQFLIPENRHPAKSIDPVDLRALATVIWRQGFKRDTRFRFWRALGGMAIHNPKRFRGFISILAHNEHFHEYRAIVRREIQAQLVGLPPEPPAKPATAERQLQPA, from the coding sequence ATGCGCACCCTATTCATCTACCCCGAGTTCCCGAAGACCTTCTGGAGCTACGAAAAAATCCTCGACCTCATCAACCGCAAGGTGCTGTTGCCGCCCCTGGGGCTGGTGACGGTGGCGGCCCTGATGCCCCAAAGCTGGGAGATGAAGCTGGTCGACCGCAATGTGCGGGAAGTGCTCGAAGAAGAGTGGGCCTGGGCTGAATTGGTGGTTATCTCCGGAATGATCGTGCAAAAGGCCGACATGGCCGTGCAGATCGCCAAGGCAAAAGAAAAGGGCATCCCCGTGGCCGTAGGTGGGCCCTTTGCCAGCTCCACCCCGGATGCGCCGGAATTGGACCTGGTGGATTTCAAGGTTCTCGATGAGGGCGAAATCACCCTGCCGCTGTTTATTGAAGCCCTGGAGAGTGGCGCCCAGCAGGGACGCTTCAGCTCCGAGGGGGTTAAGCCGGATGTGACCGGCACACCGGTGCCCCGTTTTGATCTGTTGGAGTTGGGGGCCTACTCGGAGATGTCGGTGCAGTTCTCCCGGGGCTGCCCTTTCCAGTGCGAGTTTTGCGACATAATCGTGCTCTACGGCCGCAAACCCCGCACCAAGAATCCGGAGCAATTAGTTGCTGAACTTCAGGCTCTCTATGACCTGGGCTGGCGCCGCTCCGTGTTTCTGGTGGATGACAACTTCATTGGCAACAAGCGCAACGTAAAACTGCTTTTGCCCCTACTTAAGCAATGGCAAATCGATCGCGGTTACCCCTTCAGCTTTGCCACCGAGGCATCTGTTGATTTGGCCAGCGACGACGACCTGATGCAGATGATGGTGGAATCGGGCTTTGAGAGCGTATTTCTCGGCATCGAAACCCCAGACGAAGCAAGTTTGGCCACTGCCGGAAAACTACAAAACACCCGCAGCTCCCTAGACGAATCCGTCAACAAGATCACCTCCTACGGCCTGCGGGTGATGGCCGGCTTCATCATTGGCTTCGATGGCGAAAAACAGGGTGCTGGCCAGCGCATTGTCGATTTTGTGACCCGCACCGGCATTCCCCACGCGATGATGGGCATGCTTCAAGCCCTTCCAAACACTGCCCTTTGGCACCGATTGGAGAAGGAAGAGCGCCTTATCCAAGAAACAGGGGCAGCCAAAGGGGTCAACCAAACCAACCTGCTCAATTTCATACCAACCCGGCCGATTCAAGACATCGCCAACGAATATGTGGATGCTTTTGCCGCCCTCTACGAGCCAAATGCCTACATCGATAGGGTTTATAGCTACTTCCTAAAGCTGCCACCCCAGAAACACACGCAATTCCTAATCCCTGAAAATCGCCATCCCGCCAAGTCGATTGATCCGGTCGATTTGCGGGCTTTGGCAACAGTTATTTGGCGCCAAGGCTTCAAGCGCGACACCCGCTTTCGTTTTTGGCGGGCCCTGGGGGGCATGGCCATCCACAACCCCAAGCGCTTTAGGGGATTCATCTCAATCCTTGCCCACAACGAACACTTTCACGAATATCGGGCCATCGTGCGCCGTGAGATTCAAGCCCAACTGGTGGGGCTCCCCCCCGAGCCGCCAGCAAAGCCAGCCACGGCGGAGCGTCAGCTACAGCCGGCCTGA